CATTGAACCAACAAAAAGTACTCTGAGCGGTTTGTCTGTACTTTTGACACTTAATTGAGTGGTGGCATTATTTTTTGGAGACCCAAAAGGAGAAACAATTTTTATTTTATCCAGAGACCATTCTGGCAAAGAATTAAGAACAAATGATCCTGGCCCAATTACAATGTCGGCTAATTCTAATTCTTTACGTTTTCGTTCTAATTTAGCTTCGCTGTCTAAGATACCGCCTCCAAGAGTTTTTGCCCAAGCCGGCAGACGTGCTGCTTCTTCCTGCATTAGTTTTCTTCCTGTTTCCCAGTAGGCAATTGGTAGATCATAAATACAAGTTAATCCCAATTGTTTTGCTTGAATGAACGTTTCTAAAGCTCCATCCTCATAAGCATAAACCGCAGTAACTCCGTTTTTTTTTGCATTTTTTAAAGTATTAGCTACTTTAGAATCCAGTTTATGATACACTTTATCGATGGAAAATAAGCCTGTTTCATGAGCAGTAAAAACCTTAACTCCCAGTTTTGAAAACAGCATTCTTGAAAGCTCATTCCACGGTGAAGTACTAATGTATTTCTTTAATCCAGTTTTAAAAGTTCTTCTTTTTAATTCTTTCAAAAAAGAAAAATGGCTTAATCTAGTCCAATAACTATCTGGAAAAATGGCGATTGAAGTATGAAACCTAAGTAAGTTGTTTTGTTCAGCTAATTTTTCTGCTACAGCGCGAACATTAGAATTACCTGTTGGATGGGATAATATTATTTTCATTGCTAATTATTTATAATCTAGAGCTTCTATAAAACTATCTGCAATCTTTTTAAGACCTACTTTTGAGTTGTTTGATTTGAAAATATTAAGCATACTTGCTAATTGATTTTCTTTATATTCTGAAATACCATTTAAATTAACTGATGGTATTTTTCCGTTTGGAGTCCAAGGTCTTGCAACACAGATCACATCTAAACCATGTTCAAGCATTGCTGCCACAGTACCGCTTTTTTCAATTTGTCTCCATGGCGTTGTACTAATTCCCCAATCAGCATTTTGCAAAACTTTTGAAATTGTTGCTGCGTCTTGTTCTCCCAATATATTAAAATCAATATTTTGGTCTTTGCAGACTGCTTGCCAGTGATCCAATTCAGATCCACATCTTCCAATAAAGTTTAATTCTACTTTAAGATTGGCATTTTGTCCATATTTTGATAATTCTGAAATAAACTCTTTAACAGGGGCATTTGGATGAATGGTTCCAAAAATTATAAAGCTCAAAGTATCTTTGGCTTTAGCCAAAACTTCACTTTTAATTACTTCAATATTTCCAAAAAGCGGAAGATACAAAGCCTTACAGCCTATTTTTTCTAATTGAAATTGGTAAAACCTTGATTGTGTATGAATTTTACGAGCGGCTGTTTTTTTTATTACCTCTCGGGCAATGTATTGCTGTAAATTACCCCAAATCTTATGTTTGAAGGAAGATTCTTTGTCCATGCCAACCCAAAGCTCATGAAACATAATATGCCATTTTCGGCCTTGACTTATTTGGGCTAAATGTCCTGCAAGTCCAAATGGTAATCCTTTTTCTTGAAAGGAAAATGGAACATACTGTAAACTAATCCATTCCGGATTAAAATCAGTTACAAATTGTT
This portion of the Flavobacterium panacagri genome encodes:
- a CDS encoding glycosyltransferase family 4 protein, whose product is MKIILSHPTGNSNVRAVAEKLAEQNNLLRFHTSIAIFPDSYWTRLSHFSFLKELKRRTFKTGLKKYISTSPWNELSRMLFSKLGVKVFTAHETGLFSIDKVYHKLDSKVANTLKNAKKNGVTAVYAYEDGALETFIQAKQLGLTCIYDLPIAYWETGRKLMQEEAARLPAWAKTLGGGILDSEAKLERKRKELELADIVIGPGSFVLNSLPEWSLDKIKIVSPFGSPKNNATTQLSVKSTDKPLRVLFVGSMGQRKGLGDLFEAFNMLKDLPVELVVLGSLQAPMEFYTSQLATFTYEPGRSHDEVLKLMRTCDVFCLPSIVEGRALVMQEAMSQGLPIIITPNTGGEDLVIEGETGFLVPIRSPKAIVEKIKWFVENRDRIPAMGEKAAEHAQNYTWDNYSETIIGQLKTILK
- a CDS encoding glycosyltransferase, with amino-acid sequence MKILFICGSLEPGRDGVGDYTRRLAGELIQQGYEIALLALHDFSANEIVQEFQQSEGSKITVVRIPNKMESKIRYAKAKQFVTDFNPEWISLQYVPFSFQEKGLPFGLAGHLAQISQGRKWHIMFHELWVGMDKESSFKHKIWGNLQQYIAREVIKKTAARKIHTQSRFYQFQLEKIGCKALYLPLFGNIEVIKSEVLAKAKDTLSFIIFGTIHPNAPVKEFISELSKYGQNANLKVELNFIGRCGSELDHWQAVCKDQNIDFNILGEQDAATISKVLQNADWGISTTPWRQIEKSGTVAAMLEHGLDVICVARPWTPNGKIPSVNLNGISEYKENQLASMLNIFKSNNSKVGLKKIADSFIEALDYK